One region of Termitidicoccus mucosus genomic DNA includes:
- a CDS encoding IS110 family transposase: MSYYTGIDYHKHYSVACTVDGQGRIIREARINANAPEAFEAYVKALGAPCKVVMEACWNWGALYDLLEGIEGVEDVALSNPAKNRIIAESMNKNDKVDAHALATLLRGNFISRVHVPARPCARGKICCASASGSRGCAR, translated from the coding sequence ATGAGTTACTATACCGGAATCGATTATCACAAACATTATTCGGTGGCCTGCACGGTTGACGGGCAAGGCCGCATCATCCGCGAAGCGCGGATCAACGCCAACGCCCCGGAAGCCTTCGAGGCGTACGTCAAGGCGCTGGGCGCCCCGTGCAAGGTGGTCATGGAGGCGTGTTGGAACTGGGGCGCGCTCTACGATCTGCTCGAGGGGATCGAGGGCGTGGAGGACGTGGCGCTCTCGAACCCGGCGAAGAACCGCATCATCGCCGAGTCGATGAACAAGAACGACAAAGTCGACGCGCACGCCCTTGCGACGCTGTTGCGAGGCAATTTCATCAGCCGCGTGCATGTGCCCGCCCGGCCGTGCGCGCGAGGAAAAATCTGCTGCGCCAGCGCCTCTGGCTCACGCGGCTGCGCACGATGA
- a CDS encoding IS110 family transposase has translation MKKTQHYVGLDVHKDTIMIAVADGGREGEVRLYGQVSSDLHAVERALRKVGADGGELHVAYEAGPTGYVLYRRLRQLDIDCVVVAPSRTPVDKGNRRKTDRRDAQMLAVAPGGVTVRAGGGGQAIRDLHERADAVRPDARGSAQVVPVATRLPLLGQPTGARRTAATCGLELPRPHEGCWRVSAGGHQCEVSRLEQLLGLQAPLWRLYPGVEALMTIRGFQLVAAAVLVAEGDVRRFAHPRELMAFSGWCPGESTGEPQARLDRATRTPVGY, from the coding sequence ATGAAAAAGACACAACACTATGTGGGGCTGGATGTCCACAAGGATACGATCATGATCGCGGTGGCCGACGGCGGCCGCGAGGGCGAGGTTCGCCTTTACGGACAGGTCAGCAGCGACCTGCACGCGGTGGAGCGTGCGTTGAGGAAGGTCGGAGCCGACGGCGGGGAGCTGCACGTGGCCTACGAGGCGGGGCCGACCGGCTACGTGCTCTACCGGCGGCTGCGGCAGTTGGACATCGACTGCGTGGTGGTGGCGCCGTCGAGGACGCCGGTGGACAAGGGCAACCGCCGCAAGACCGACCGGCGCGACGCACAGATGCTGGCGGTTGCACCGGGCGGAGTGACCGTGCGTGCCGGAGGCGGTGGACAGGCCATCCGGGACCTCCACGAGCGGGCCGACGCGGTGCGGCCTGACGCGCGCGGCAGCGCTCAAGTCGTTCCTGTTGCGACACGGCTACCGTTACTCGGGCAGCCAACTGGAGCGAGGCGCACCGCCGCTACCTGCGGGCTGGAGCTGCCGCGCCCCCATGAAGGCTGCTGGAGGGTATCTGCTGGCGGTCACCAGTGCGAGGTGTCGCGGCTCGAGCAGTTGCTGGGCTTGCAGGCGCCGTTGTGGCGGCTGTATCCGGGCGTGGAGGCGCTCATGACGATCCGAGGCTTCCAACTGGTGGCCGCGGCGGTGCTGGTGGCGGAGGGAGACGTGAGGAGGTTCGCGCATCCACGCGAGCTGATGGCGTTCTCGGGCTGGTGCCCAGGAGAGAGCACCGGAGAGCCGCAGGCTCGGCTCGATCGGGCAACGCGCACGCCCGTTGGATATTGA
- a CDS encoding site-specific integrase: MLGRLALTVQEAEALTSSDMESYVVARKHVTATGLPLHVCADLFAKAHAKLAGRAVSISDAVDFYLEFHRDHAADKTFLEMVADFAAGRKAMGVASDYVQNIKRQLGRLGAAYPGRTLPLFRTPDLDKWLGGQRWQPVTKNDVRKICITFGNWAKANGYLPANRPTEFDGMMVYKVPATKVAIYSPADLRIILETVKAKRPDVFPWVACAAFIGARVSELALLRWENINFERNFVEVASNKVRTKARRLVPLHDALRDWLLPFRKESGPITDYVDPRSAFARAMEGTDVALKDNGFRHSYITYRVAQINDTARVALEAGNSPDVIFQHYRELVGPDEATAWFESKPAIPLPVVEPQRMAA, translated from the coding sequence GTGTTGGGCCGTCTCGCGCTCACCGTGCAGGAAGCGGAGGCGCTGACCTCCTCGGATATGGAAAGCTACGTGGTCGCGCGAAAGCATGTCACTGCCACCGGCCTGCCCCTGCACGTCTGCGCCGACCTTTTCGCGAAGGCTCACGCCAAGCTCGCTGGCCGCGCGGTCTCCATCAGCGACGCGGTGGATTTTTATCTCGAATTCCACCGGGACCACGCCGCCGACAAAACCTTCCTGGAAATGGTCGCCGACTTCGCCGCTGGCCGCAAAGCGATGGGAGTCGCCAGCGACTATGTCCAAAACATCAAACGTCAACTGGGCCGGCTGGGCGCGGCTTATCCGGGCCGCACCCTGCCGCTCTTCCGCACACCCGACCTCGACAAATGGCTGGGCGGACAGCGGTGGCAACCGGTCACGAAAAACGATGTCCGCAAAATCTGCATCACCTTCGGAAATTGGGCGAAGGCCAACGGCTACCTGCCGGCCAACCGCCCGACCGAATTCGACGGCATGATGGTTTATAAGGTGCCTGCGACCAAGGTTGCGATCTACTCGCCGGCTGACCTGCGGATCATCCTGGAAACCGTGAAGGCCAAACGCCCGGACGTGTTCCCTTGGGTCGCCTGTGCGGCCTTCATTGGTGCCCGCGTCTCGGAACTGGCACTGCTGCGTTGGGAGAACATCAACTTCGAACGCAACTTTGTCGAAGTCGCCTCGAACAAGGTCCGCACCAAGGCGCGCCGGCTCGTTCCCCTGCATGATGCGCTTCGCGACTGGCTGCTGCCCTTCCGCAAGGAAAGCGGCCCGATCACCGACTACGTCGATCCGCGCTCGGCCTTTGCCCGCGCGATGGAAGGCACGGACGTTGCCCTCAAGGACAACGGCTTCCGGCACTCCTACATCACCTATCGGGTGGCGCAGATCAACGACACCGCCCGCGTGGCGCTCGAAGCGGGCAACTCGCCGGACGTGATCTTCCAGCATTATCGGGAATTGGTCGGGCCTGACGAGGCCACCGCGTGGTTTGAATCGAAGCCGGCGATCCCGCTGCCGGTGGTGGAGCCGCAACGCATGGCGGCTTGA
- a CDS encoding helix-turn-helix domain-containing protein, protein METNTPPTQTQTTENLWTVDQVATYLRCTVRHVHNLLRTGLPHLYLGRLLRFDADEVRAYLLKHRRVRSDV, encoded by the coding sequence ATGGAAACCAACACTCCCCCCACCCAAACCCAAACGACCGAAAACCTCTGGACCGTCGATCAAGTGGCGACGTATCTGCGCTGCACGGTCCGGCACGTTCACAACCTGCTGCGCACCGGCCTGCCGCACCTCTACCTCGGGCGGCTGCTCCGGTTCGATGCCGATGAAGTCCGCGCCTATCTGCTCAAGCATCGCCGGGTTCGCTCGGATGTGTAG
- a CDS encoding DUF262 domain-containing protein, protein MSFNELVDMYGNKELDISPDYQRLFQWTEGARSRFIESLLLEMPVPPIYVVEEDDGRYLLIDGLQRISSYLHLRGLLNAPHLDPKVEVGDKLVLADCDIVNELNGKTWDDLGTSLQIKLKRAFVGVEVVRKGSDARFKYHMFKRLNTGGQVLSSQQVRNCTIRLLDGTFNDFIIELSKDTNFSLSIETITSERRLSAFDQELILRFFSLKNNRAAFKHDVSDFMTEYMEQVADSESGLTFDYNAERLIFTKTFSIFAQTLGPLSFTYASATRGSITKGFSVYHFEAFSIGIQEVLDKIDISNVDLMAALKQKFTEIKLDSEFLRITTGGGKNSPGPLAERINFVAERLRGLI, encoded by the coding sequence ATGTCATTCAATGAATTGGTTGATATGTATGGAAATAAAGAACTTGATATTTCACCGGATTATCAGCGACTGTTTCAGTGGACGGAGGGTGCCCGCTCACGCTTTATCGAATCGTTGCTCTTGGAGATGCCCGTGCCGCCTATATATGTGGTAGAAGAAGATGATGGTCGCTATCTTTTGATTGATGGATTGCAGCGTATATCGTCATATCTGCATCTGCGCGGTCTTTTAAATGCTCCTCATCTGGACCCCAAAGTTGAGGTCGGAGATAAGTTGGTTTTAGCGGATTGCGATATTGTAAATGAGCTAAATGGGAAAACTTGGGATGATTTGGGGACTTCTCTCCAAATTAAGCTTAAACGTGCGTTCGTGGGGGTAGAGGTCGTGAGGAAAGGTAGTGATGCTCGCTTTAAGTATCACATGTTTAAACGTCTGAATACCGGTGGACAAGTTCTCTCTTCCCAACAAGTAAGAAATTGCACGATCAGGCTGCTTGATGGCACCTTCAATGATTTTATTATAGAATTAAGCAAAGACACCAATTTCTCCTTATCCATTGAGACTATTACATCCGAAAGACGCCTTTCCGCTTTTGACCAAGAATTAATCCTACGATTCTTCTCTCTGAAAAATAATAGAGCTGCCTTTAAGCACGATGTTTCCGACTTCATGACGGAATATATGGAGCAGGTGGCTGACTCGGAGAGCGGGCTAACCTTTGATTACAATGCCGAACGGCTCATTTTCACTAAAACATTCTCAATATTTGCCCAGACATTAGGACCGTTGTCATTCACATATGCCAGCGCTACCAGAGGTAGTATAACCAAGGGCTTTAGCGTCTATCACTTTGAGGCCTTCTCAATTGGCATACAGGAGGTATTGGATAAAATAGACATATCAAATGTTGATTTGATGGCAGCACTTAAACAGAAGTTCACGGAAATCAAATTGGATTCAGAGTTCCTGCGAATTACGACAGGAGGAGGAAAAAATTCGCCAGGCCCCCTAGCAGAGAGAATCAATTTTGTTGCGGAGCGTCTGCGGGGGTTAATATGA
- a CDS encoding MAE_28990/MAE_18760 family HEPN-like nuclease, with translation MNLDSIRAQLEADFKWRQDELRFLQNQGASLSESDLEIYRRALIVILYAHFEGFCKFALTVYVNCINGAGIKCDQANYALAAASLADLFAALRNPTQKCAVFKNALPDDSKLHRFARDREFVERASYFGDKIVNISDSVIDTESNLKPIVLRKILYQLGLPHDLFKPFDGSIDRLLGMRNKISHGETKSGVTRKNYDEILAASFAVMTGITIEITNALMERRFSRN, from the coding sequence ATGAATCTAGATTCTATTCGCGCTCAGCTTGAAGCGGATTTTAAATGGCGCCAAGACGAGCTTCGCTTTTTGCAAAATCAAGGAGCATCCTTAAGTGAGTCAGATTTGGAAATTTATCGCCGAGCGCTGATAGTTATATTATACGCCCATTTTGAAGGGTTCTGTAAGTTTGCCCTGACTGTATACGTGAACTGCATCAACGGTGCCGGCATTAAGTGTGACCAAGCCAATTACGCCCTAGCTGCTGCCTCCCTTGCTGATCTATTCGCGGCCCTGAGAAATCCGACGCAGAAATGTGCAGTATTTAAAAATGCACTTCCTGATGATAGTAAACTCCATCGTTTCGCTCGAGATAGAGAATTTGTGGAACGCGCTTCGTACTTCGGCGATAAAATAGTTAATATATCAGATTCAGTCATTGATACGGAGTCTAATCTTAAACCCATTGTCCTGAGAAAAATTTTATATCAATTAGGATTGCCGCATGATTTATTTAAGCCCTTCGATGGGAGTATCGATCGATTACTTGGAATGAGAAACAAAATCTCACATGGTGAGACCAAAAGCGGAGTTACGCGGAAAAACTACGATGAGATTTTGGCTGCATCTTTCGCGGTCATGACGGGCATTACAATAGAGATTACGAATGCATTAATGGAGAGAAGATTCTCAAGGAATTGA
- a CDS encoding DUF262 domain-containing protein — MTEIQNINEILSEIDSDSKDQDTEQLPALEDKYSVQMRQIVTQKIELPISTLPVMLEPKKGQIDLSPDFQRRSIWDIERRSRFIESIIMNIPIPPVFLGEVDYGTYAVLDGRQRLTAIYEFLRNNFKLRNLRVWSELNDKSFADLQDDGLDKYFTRRFVPAVVVLKESSPQVKYDVFDRLNTGGVVALPMEIRNAVFPGKFNKTLHDLSINADFLKLWQIPATGSARGADPVFNRMFDLELVLRFFAVPAYQGGLKFKDFLSDFMASRNQSYESDPVIQQHDRQRFEVSCKNTLAVFGTDAFQRPIAGGGRKKNKSAPLADAIMNALADVLPAKLTPDIILNLRHNLDNLCLTPEFARVTTAGTNGKGAIETRLRLAKEIVMSTIA, encoded by the coding sequence ATGACTGAAATTCAAAATATAAATGAGATCTTGTCGGAAATCGATTCCGATAGCAAGGATCAGGATACTGAACAACTGCCTGCGCTTGAGGATAAGTATAGCGTTCAGATGCGGCAGATTGTTACTCAAAAAATTGAACTTCCAATTTCAACATTGCCAGTAATGCTTGAGCCAAAGAAAGGACAGATTGATTTAAGTCCAGATTTTCAGCGCCGAAGCATATGGGACATCGAGCGCCGTTCTCGATTTATTGAATCAATAATAATGAATATCCCGATCCCTCCTGTATTCCTTGGTGAGGTTGATTATGGAACTTATGCCGTCTTGGATGGACGACAGCGCCTCACTGCTATATATGAATTCTTAAGAAATAATTTTAAATTGCGGAATCTAAGAGTGTGGTCAGAATTAAACGACAAGAGCTTTGCCGACCTCCAAGACGATGGACTCGATAAGTATTTCACTCGTCGTTTTGTTCCCGCCGTAGTTGTTCTGAAGGAATCGTCCCCACAGGTTAAATATGATGTCTTTGACCGCTTAAATACGGGCGGTGTTGTTGCATTGCCTATGGAAATACGAAATGCAGTATTCCCCGGAAAATTCAACAAGACCCTACATGACCTTTCGATTAATGCGGATTTTCTTAAACTTTGGCAGATACCAGCGACAGGCTCCGCTCGCGGTGCAGATCCTGTTTTCAACAGAATGTTCGACCTTGAGCTTGTGCTTAGATTTTTTGCGGTGCCCGCATACCAAGGTGGCCTCAAATTCAAAGATTTCCTCAGCGACTTTATGGCCTCTAGAAATCAATCATATGAATCTGACCCGGTCATTCAGCAGCACGATAGACAACGATTTGAGGTAAGCTGCAAAAATACACTGGCAGTTTTTGGAACAGATGCATTCCAGCGGCCGATTGCCGGCGGTGGGAGGAAAAAAAATAAATCGGCCCCCCTTGCGGATGCAATTATGAACGCACTTGCAGACGTTTTACCTGCAAAATTAACTCCAGATATCATTCTTAACCTCAGGCATAATCTAGATAACTTATGTCTGACACCAGAATTTGCACGCGTGACTACAGCTGGCACTAATGGCAAAGGGGCTATTGAAACTCGACTTCGCTTGGCTAAGGAAATCGTCATGTCAACAATTGCTTGA